GCCCTAAAGTAGTAATTTCTAATTCGTCTGTACTGCTAATCCCTTGGAAACCTGCAACAACAACAACTTTACCTGCATTGATTTGCCGCATTAAGCGTTCTGTTTCAATATGTAAAATCCGAGCGCGGGTATGTTCGGCTTCAGTAACAATGCCTACCTGAGCGCCCGTCATCGAAATTGCTGGTTGGCCAATTTCCTGCAATGCCATACTGAGTAAAGCAATGGTAACTTGCTCTCCCGTAGACAGCAGCATATCCATTTCCCGACGATTAGGAGTTTTAGAGATATCATTAGCGAGTTTAACTAATCCATCAGTAGTTTTTCCCATTGCTGAAACTACTACTACGACAGAGTTTCCAGCTTTGACAGTTTTTTTAACCCTAGTCGCAACAGCTTGAATACGTTCGACTGAACCAACAGATGTACCACCGTATTTTTGAACTATGAGCGCCATAAAATTCTCTTTAATCGCTTGTTATGCCACAATTAAGGCTTCTATAAAAATAAAAAACCCTGGAAGTGCCAGTTTAGATTACCAAAAAAAATACATTAGTTAGCAACTTTAGACTCTAATTTTAATCACAAGTTAACCAGTCATACAAACTATCTTAACCAATTTATACACCTTTTTTATTTATTGTAGTTAAGGATCAGGAAGTATTTATATTTGCGTAAATCTATACCAATCCATTCAAACATGGCAAAAAATATTACCTATTCCTAGTAGGCTATCTCATTGATATAACCCTGCTAGGATATTTTATTCTAGTGTAGGGTGGGCATTGCCCACCAAAACCTGTTTATGGTGAACAACGCCTACGTGTAGTATGGCTACCGTAAGCTATCAAAAAATCAAATAGGAATACTATAGAATTTTTAAATGGATTTTAAACTATTTACCGCATTTCCTTAATCTCTTCTTAACTATTCCATATCAAATTAATACAAGGATGTAATTCCCTAAGTAAGTATTCCTTAAAAGTTTAGAGGCAGTATGGCTTTTTTATCCACTATTTTGAATCGTGTTGTTGCCACTTCAGTGATAACCGGGGCTGTTGTATTGAGTCCAGTCTTGAGTGCGATCGCTCTTGCTGAAACCTTAAACGGCGCTGGAGCAACCTTTCCCGCTCCTCTTTACGAAAAATATGCTCGTGAAGTTAAAAAGAAATTCCCCGATTTGAAAGTCAACTATCAAGCAATTGGTAGTGGTGGTGGTATTCGTCAAACCATTGCGGGAACTGTTGACTTTGGTGGTAGTGATGCAGCGATGAAAGATGATGAAATCGCTAAAGTTAAGAATGGTGTAATCTTAGTACCCACTGCTGGTGGCGCTGTTTCCGTTGTTTATAATTTGCCTGGTGTCAGCAAATTGAGATTATCTCGCGCGACATTACCAGCGATTTTCTCTGGACAAATTAAAAACTGGGACGACGCGAAAATTAAAGCGGACAACCCTGGTGTAAATCTACCAAATCAACCCATTAAATTTGTAGTCCGCGCTGATGGTAGTGGCACAACCTTCATTTTTACTAATCACTTAAGTGCTATTAGTGGTTATTTCAAAGGCAGAATTGGAGCAAACACCGCTCCCAAATGGACCTTACCAAACGCTCTCAAAGGGAAAGGTAATCCTGGAGTAGCTGCTTTAGTTAAAAGCACTCCTGGTTCAATTGGTTATGTTGAATATGACTACGCTACCAAAAACAAACTCAACTCAGCGGAAGTACAAAATAAAAAGGGAGAATTTGTTGCTCCTTCTTTAGCATCTGCTAACTCAGCTTTATCAACTGTCAAGTTTCCTGATAACTACCGCGTGTTTGTAGGAGATCCAGGACAAGGGTATCCTATTGTCGGTTTAACTTGGATGATGGTTTATCAGAAGTATTCTAATCCTGCAAAAGCTGAAGCTGTGAAGAAATGGATTAACTGGGTACTCAAAGACGGTCAACAGTATAATGATGACCTCAACTATACTAAAATTCCTGGTGATGTTGTTAACCGTGTATTACAAACAGTGAATAGCACCGTTAAGTAATTTTCTCTCTTCTTATGTAATTAATTTTGGTTGGGGGTTGGTAATTTCCACTCTTAGCCAAAATATCTAATAGTAAGTAGATGGGCTGAAATAAATATAAAATAATATTGTTGATTAGGGCAGGCTAGAAGCCCACCCCACAAGAATATTATCCTGATTGTGGGGTGGGCTTCTAGCCTGCCCATGTCATATTTAATTATGCCTACTTACTTAAGAAACAGGGAATTCAGATTCTATTTGTATAAAATTTTTATTAATCATGGCTAATTTATTTGGACCACAGGATGATAATTCACTAAATTTAAGTGATGGAAATATTGATTTAACATCTACTGGTGGGATTAATTTCTGGTTTGATAAAGGATTTACATGGCTGGTGTATATCTTCTCAGGTATTACCGTAGCTATTCTATTTGTAATGACTTGGGTAATTTTTAGGGAAGCACAACCAGCTATCAGTAAATTTGGACTCGGCTTTTTATGGGGTCAAGATTGGGATACAGGTAATCAAATTTTTGGGGCATTACCTTATATTTATGGAACTTTGGTAAGTAGCGCGATCGCTATTTTATTAACTATACCTGTAGGCATATCCATCGCCTTAGTCACAAGTGAGGACTTTTTACCAAACCCAATCAAAACAACCCTCGCTTTTGTCATTGAATTAATTGCCGCTATACCCAGCGTTATTATTGGTTTATGGGGAATTTTTGTATTTATTCCCATCATAACACCCTTGCAAAAGTGGTTGGGTAACACTCTTGGCTTCATCCCGCTATTTAACACCCAAGACGCAGCCGGCAACAATATGTTAACAGCCGGAATTATCCTTGCCATTATGATTTTACCCGCAATGGCAGCTATTTCTCGTGATGTATTATTGGTGATCCCCAAAGAGTTACGTAGTTCATCTATGGCTTTAGGGGGAACTCGCTGGGAAACAATTTTTCGGGTTTTATTACCAGCAGGATTTTCTGGGATGGTAAGTGCAGCAATGTTATCTCTGGGTAGGGCATTAGGAGAAACAATGGCTGTGACAATGGTAATAGGTAACTCTGCTCAAATAAGCCTATCTTTACTGGATCCAGCCTATACTATTCCCGCTATTCTAGCTAATGAATTTGCTGAATCTGAACCGGGCTTGCATATTGGTTCATTAAGTTATTTAGGACTAATTCTATTTGCATTAACTCTAGTAATAAATATCGCGGCAGTATTCATCGTGGAATGGGTTGGCAAAAAGAATAGATAATTAGGGAAAAGGAGTCAGGAAAAAGGAGTCACCGAGTCAGGAAAAAGGAGAAAGAAGGAAGAAGAAGAAGGAAGAAGAAGAAGGAGGAAGGAAGAAGGAGGAAGGAAGAAGGAAGGAACGTCTCTTGCCTTTATGGATACAGAATTAATTGCACAAATTGTTTTTCTGTTCCCTGTTCCCAATTCCCTGTTCCCAATTCCCTGTTTCCTACCAACGAATTTAAATTTGTCCGACTACTTATTGCTATAAACAATTTAAAATCCAAAATCTAAAATCCAAAATTAATATGCGCGATTATCCAAATTCAGAAATAGATCAATCTATAGCGGCTGAACTATATCAGCCTCTACCCAGAGGCAGACAAGTATTTACATATCTAATGAATGGGATTGCCTTCAGTTTGACTGGTTTAGCACTTCTGCCATTATTTTCGATATTGTGGGAAATTCTCCGCAAAGGACTTTTTGGCTTCAAACTAGATATGTTATTCCGGCCATTAATTGAAAATGGGTTTGCGAATGCTATTATTGGTACTATACTTATGGTAGGTATCGGTGCATTACTCAGTATTCCTGTGGGAATAATGACGGGGATCTTTTTAGCAGAATTTAGTCAAACCAACCCAATTACTAAGTATGTTCGGTTTATTACTAGCATTCTTACAGGTGTTCCTTCCATCGTCGTCGGGATGTTTGCTTATGGTACGGTTGTTTTGTTAACCAAGGGATTTAGTGCCTTGGCTGGGGGCTTTGCCTTAGCTGTGATCATGCTACCAGTGATAGTATTGACAACAGAAGAGGCTTTAAAGCTAATTCCTGTTCCCCAACGTCTTGCATCCGCAGCTTTGGGCGGAACTCGCTTTCAAACCACCTTTCGGGTTATTGTTAGTTCTGCTATCCCAGGAATAACTACTGGTATTTCCTTAGCTATAGCTCGTGCTTCTGGTGAAACTGCACCACTAATTTTTACTGCTTTATTTAGTCAGAATTGGTCAGATAATTTATTAAGTCCTACTGCTTCCTTACCAGTATTAATTTTTAATCTTTATAATAATCCTGACCCAGAAGTAAACCAATTAGTATGGACTACTTCTATCATTCTTCTGACTTTAGTTTTGTTTTTCAGTCTGTTGTCTCGCGTAATTGCTAAGAAAAGTAAGCTCAAGTGAACTACCTACACTTCCCTGGCGGGTAAGTATAGGCTTCCTACCCAGTTAACAGCTTTTTGCTCTTCGAGAACAACAAGACTGATGTTAAGGCGATAGGCTGACCCCTCGTTCCAAAGGCAAAATCAAGGTTAATCAACAAAAATGATCATGTATCTAGCTTGGTTATCGCTAATCTGATTCGCCTTGCCAAGATATTCAGTTCATAACACAAAATTTGTGAATTGTCTCCATGTTTTCCTTCCTTGCTGTCGCGTTGGTCGAAAAACCGTCGTCAATTCACGCGCCATTCATACCCCGATGCCCTATCGGGTCAGACGTGGAGCTTCTGTCGGTTAAGCTAAAAAATTTTCTGTCCTATCTTTAGTTAATCATGAGTAATCTAACCACTGCCATTCAAGTCAAAAATCTTAGCTTTTATTATGGAACCTATAAAGCTATTGAGGGGATATCATTAGATATCTACAAGAACCAAGTTACTGCATTAATTGGTCCTAGTGGTTGTGGTAAATCTACATTCATCAAAACTATTAATCGGATTAGTGAATTAGAAGGAAAAGTCAAAGTTGAAGGCCGGATAGAATTTTTCGGTCAAAATATCTATGATCCTAAAATTAATATCAATCGTCTCCGTCGAGAAATTGGCATGGTATTCCAAAAGCCCAATCCTTTTCCGATGAGTATTTATGAAAATGTGGCTTACGGTGTGAAAATTGCCGGGAAACAGCCAAAAGTAGCATTAGATGAAATGGTTGAATCTGCGCTTAAGGATGCAGCTTTGTGGGATGAAGTCAAAGATAAACTGAATCAATCTGCTTCAGGGCTTTCTGGTGGACAACAACAACGTCTCTGTATTGCCAGGGCTTTAGCTGTTAAACCTAAGGTACTGCTTATGGATGAACCCTGTTCAGCCCTTGATCCTATTGCTACTATGAAAGTAGAAGAATTAATTCACAAGTTGCGAACAGAATTTACAATTGTGATTGTTACCCATAATATGCAGCAAGCGACTCGCGTTTCTGATTTTACTGCCTTTTTTAGCACCGATGAAAGTCGCATTGGTCAAATGGTGGAATTCGGGGAGACAGGTCAAATTTTTCGTAATCCCTTAGATACTCGGACTCATGACTATGTGTCTGGACGATTTGGTTAACTTTCAGGAGTTACTGAGTCAAAATATTTGTAAAATTACCAAATCAAGGGTCATCAGGATTTAAAATCAAAAGCGTTGCTCATGCAAAATCCAAAATTGGTATGACTCATTCTACAGATATTACTACCTTAGCTAGGTGGATGGCGGCTGATTTTAGTAATCAAGCCCAGGTTTTTGAGAATCCGGCTTTTTTTGCCCATATTCGTGTATGTATGCGTCCCCTTGATTTTGGGGTATTATCAGGGGTAAGTTTGTTTGTGGAACAAGCTTATGACTATATGCTGAATAAGCCCTATCGGGTGCGGGTGTTAAATTTGCTGACAGTAGGGGATAAAATCCACATTGAAAATTACACTGTCAAAGAAGAAAAAGATTTTTATGGTGCTTCCCGCGATTTACCACGGTTGCAAAGTTTAACGGGCGATCGCCTAGATAAGCTTTCTGGTTGTAACATGATTGTAGAGTGGACTGGTAGCAAGTTTAAAGGCACAGTCGAACCGGGAAAAGGCTGTATTGTCATGCGTGACGGGCAAAGAACCTATTTAGATAGTGATTTTGAACTTGATGATAAACAGTTCATCAGCCGCGACAGAGGCCGAAATCCTGACACAGATGAGCATATTTGGGGTTCTGTCGCTGGTCCATTTTACTTTGTCCGCTGGGGTAACTTTGCTGATGAAGTGAAAATAATTCCCTAATCTCCAGTGGAGGACAGGCTTTGCGTCTGTCCAGTTCGTGAAAAAGAATGAATAGCCTAAAAATTTTCGCCTAAATGGTGCAAATTTGGAAAAATGGTGCTAACATTAGTAACTATAGGCGCGGCGACATAGCCAAGTGGTAAGGCAAGGGTCTGCAAAACCTTCACCCCCGGTTCAAATCCGGGTGTCGCCTTTAAGAAAGAACAGCCAAAAATAAGCAATATAAGCATTTTGGCAATCAATGAAGGGACGAGCGCAATGCCCGTCCCTAATTTTTTGGGGCAAGTTTGGGGTAAATTCGGCTAGTTTGGCATAGCTATTGGGGTAAAAGTAAAGAAAAGGTATCTACCCCAATATAGCGGTTCTTAGTCGGATGAAATACAATCGAGGGCGAGAGAAAAAAACTTCAACAACTTCAAGAAAAACTTACAAATTTATTAGAAGAACGAAAAGCTTGTTATCAACAATATTGTGCAACAATTGACTAAGCTCAAAGAGTTCGTTTAAAACGAAATCTTGATAATTTTGATAAAGAAATAGCTGAAGTAGAAAGTCAAATAGCTAAAAGGTAACTATCGTCAACAAACAACTGATGTCGGTAGTTTTCAAGTAGCCAATGAATTTGGGTTGTGTGATATGCACGGTAATGTCTGGGAATGGTATCAAGATGGTTGGCATGATGACTATAAAGGTGCGCCTATAAATGGTAGTGCTTGGTCAAGTCAAAGCGACAATAATCATCTCCTGCGTGGTGGTTCTTGGGACTACATTCCTGAAGCTTGCCGTTCTGCGTGTCGCAACATTAATCATGCGGGCTTCGACTTCAACAACGTCGGTTTTCGTGTTGTGTGTGGTGCTGCGTGGACTTAGTAGTCCTTTATACTCTTGCTCTTTTGCCCTTTACCCTTACGAGCGTAGTGACCTCTTAAAAATTTTTTTGTCTGAATCAGGATTTACAGGATTTGAGGATTTACATGATTTTTTGGTGATTTGTCAGTTTAGGTTTTGTATATTAAAATGATTGGTATGATTCGTGTAATTTGAAGAACAAATATAAACAATAAATAAAGGAAAATTACCTCAAGAATGAATTTTGTTTATCGAAATCAGGGAATTGAATTTGAATGGGATATAAATAAAGCTGAGAGTAATTTTTTTAAACATGGTGTGAGATTTGAAGAAGCAGTAGAAGTATTTTTTGATCCTTTCTATCAAGAAGGAGATGCTAGTACCGCAAGGCGAAAGTCAAAAGTCAAAAGTCAAAAGTCAAAAATAATATGGCGTAAGCTTTTTGGCGATTGAGAATGGTTGTTTTATTTACGCCGTGCTGTACTAGTGCTAATAATGAAGAACGAGATTTTATTTTGGGTTATTCATTATCACAACGTTTATTGTTAGTTGTTTATGTAGAACGACAAACTCGAAACAGAATTATTTCGGCTCGTCTAGCAACAAAAACCGAAAGGAGATTATATGAGCAATAATGAAGAAGTAAAATTGCAACTGCGTCCCCGTGTCACAGAAGTTGTGTCTATCAAAATACCCACAGATACTTTAGCCTCTCTAGAAGAAGTAGCTGTTAATAGAGATATGTCTATAGAAGCCTTGCTGAAATTTTATATTGGACAAGGTTTACGAGCAGATATAGCCAAGTTATTTAATGAACGATTATTAAATACAACTTTACAAGTTTTGTCACGTCATATTCAATCTGAAGAAGAAGTTTCTCAAATTATGCAAGAAATTAAGACGGAAACAATTAGATAAATTAATTTAACTGACCGTGAAATACTATCAACAACAACCTAACGCCTTTCCTGTTCAATATCTCCAGGACTTGTGGGGAGAAATCCAAGCTTGTCCATACTTTGCGATCAATAACCTGAACCGAGATTTTATTAATACTAAAGGCTTTTCTGTAGTATTTCAGCGTCAAGGTTTAGCGGAAGTTTGCCAAAAGTTCCCCTATTTCAAACCTTATTTAGATAAGGCACTTTTATCTAATTGTAATGCCTTTTATTTGAATCCTCTACTACTCAAGGCAGGTTCTCGCGTTGACCCACATATTGATCGGTCTTTGCGTTCCTATTGTAAAACCGTTGAACCACCTGCATCTGTGAGCGTTCTTTATGTGCGTGTACCGGAGGATATGGAGGGGGGAGAATTGGTGTTAAAATTGCAAAAACGCCAAGTTGGACAAATTAAACCTCAAACCAATTCTTTAATTTACTTTCAGGGTGATTTAACTCATGCTGTGAATGCAGTTACAACTCCTGGAAATCGGTTAAGTCTTGTGTGTGAACAGTATTGTTTGAGTGCAGCTGAACTTGAGGAAATACCACAGTTTACATTAGAGTCTAGGGCTAATCAAGGGAATGGGAAAAAGCAAAGGAAGTAAGTAAACTTTGCAACTACTTACCATGTTCCCACTTATGCAAAAGTGGCATTGCAAATAAACCCCAGGCCAAACCAGTAATCAAACCGAAAGGAGTAACAAGATAATTATTAAAATCCCACAAACCGAAAATCTGCGCTGCTAACTCCAAAGGATAAGCCATCATTAATACACTAGCAACAGCCGCACCATTCCAACCGTATTGACTTAACCAATAAATGCCTTTACCAGCAGTTACACTATATAAAATCCGAGTAATTAACAACCCTGTTACTGTCCCATAGCAGCGCATACATACTGCCATGATAAAGGGTGGCGCTAACTCTAAACCCATTGTCGGTTGCGGACAAACGTGATTACCCATAAAGTAAATAATGTCCGCAATACCTGGAAGCAAAAACACGCCAGACGCAGCCAGAAAAGGAGCAAGAGGGGGACCAAAAACCATCCCTGCTAACAGGAAATCAGCAAAAAAACTTACCCAATTAACCTGTTTAATCTGTAAATCTCTTGACAAAATAACCCTTTGCATCTTCCTTTTCTCTACGCGAAACATTTCTTAATCTATTGTATCTGGATCTATCCCCATTGCTCGTAAACGTTCGGCTAATTGTACAGCTTTAAGTTCTGCTTGTTCAGCCCTTTGCTGTTGCTGTTCAGCCCTTTGTTTTTGTTGTTCAGCCCTTAATTTTTGTAATTGGGCTTCTTCTTTACAAGATTACTCGGTAAGCGTAAAGCTCAGTCACTTTAGTGCTGAGATATAAGCGACACGGGCGAAAATATTTAGCCTAACTCGTTGACTAGTAACAGTAGGTGTGATATACTTTTAAAAGTTCCATAGTTTAAGTATAACTAAACAACGTAAAAACTTAACTAATTTGGTTTAGTGCGTAGTCATACCTAACAGTATTGCAGTTTAGGAAAGCTAAATTTGGTGAAAAATGAAATACAAAAATCGAGTACGGTAGGGCATACCGGAATTAACGCTTTAGGAGAATCGACCTCTGTTTTTGTTGGAGTAATCCAGCAATTGTAAGTTGGCTCATTGATTAAAGAATCTCAGTGTCTTTAGACCTGAGAGTGTCAACTACCAATAATAAATTACCATCTAAATCCCACCAGCGTAGCCAAAGTTGTTCAGGATTATTTAAGTAACTTCCTTGCCATAATCCTAATTCTACACCTAAAGGGGGAATGGGATAATGTCCGCGTTCGTTAGGCTG
The window above is part of the Dolichospermum sp. DET69 genome. Proteins encoded here:
- a CDS encoding BrnT family toxin, with translation MEFEWDINKAESNFFKHGVRFEEAVEVFFDPFYQEGDASTARRKSKVKSQKSKIIWRKLFGD
- a CDS encoding BrnT family toxin, whose translation is MVVLFTPCCTSANNEERDFILGYSLSQRLLLVVYVERQTRNRIISARLATKTERRLYEQ
- a CDS encoding phosphate ABC transporter ATP-binding protein yields the protein MSNLTTAIQVKNLSFYYGTYKAIEGISLDIYKNQVTALIGPSGCGKSTFIKTINRISELEGKVKVEGRIEFFGQNIYDPKININRLRREIGMVFQKPNPFPMSIYENVAYGVKIAGKQPKVALDEMVESALKDAALWDEVKDKLNQSASGLSGGQQQRLCIARALAVKPKVLLMDEPCSALDPIATMKVEELIHKLRTEFTIVIVTHNMQQATRVSDFTAFFSTDESRIGQMVEFGETGQIFRNPLDTRTHDYVSGRFG
- a CDS encoding 2OG-Fe(II) oxygenase encodes the protein MKYYQQQPNAFPVQYLQDLWGEIQACPYFAINNLNRDFINTKGFSVVFQRQGLAEVCQKFPYFKPYLDKALLSNCNAFYLNPLLLKAGSRVDPHIDRSLRSYCKTVEPPASVSVLYVRVPEDMEGGELVLKLQKRQVGQIKPQTNSLIYFQGDLTHAVNAVTTPGNRLSLVCEQYCLSAAELEEIPQFTLESRANQGNGKKQRK
- the pstS gene encoding phosphate ABC transporter substrate-binding protein PstS: MAFLSTILNRVVATSVITGAVVLSPVLSAIALAETLNGAGATFPAPLYEKYAREVKKKFPDLKVNYQAIGSGGGIRQTIAGTVDFGGSDAAMKDDEIAKVKNGVILVPTAGGAVSVVYNLPGVSKLRLSRATLPAIFSGQIKNWDDAKIKADNPGVNLPNQPIKFVVRADGSGTTFIFTNHLSAISGYFKGRIGANTAPKWTLPNALKGKGNPGVAALVKSTPGSIGYVEYDYATKNKLNSAEVQNKKGEFVAPSLASANSALSTVKFPDNYRVFVGDPGQGYPIVGLTWMMVYQKYSNPAKAEAVKKWINWVLKDGQQYNDDLNYTKIPGDVVNRVLQTVNSTVK
- a CDS encoding chromophore lyase CpcT/CpeT gives rise to the protein MTHSTDITTLARWMAADFSNQAQVFENPAFFAHIRVCMRPLDFGVLSGVSLFVEQAYDYMLNKPYRVRVLNLLTVGDKIHIENYTVKEEKDFYGASRDLPRLQSLTGDRLDKLSGCNMIVEWTGSKFKGTVEPGKGCIVMRDGQRTYLDSDFELDDKQFISRDRGRNPDTDEHIWGSVAGPFYFVRWGNFADEVKIIP
- a CDS encoding DUF2085 domain-containing protein, which codes for MQRVILSRDLQIKQVNWVSFFADFLLAGMVFGPPLAPFLAASGVFLLPGIADIIYFMGNHVCPQPTMGLELAPPFIMAVCMRCYGTVTGLLITRILYSVTAGKGIYWLSQYGWNGAAVASVLMMAYPLELAAQIFGLWDFNNYLVTPFGLITGLAWGLFAMPLLHKWEHGK
- the pstC gene encoding phosphate ABC transporter permease subunit PstC → MANLFGPQDDNSLNLSDGNIDLTSTGGINFWFDKGFTWLVYIFSGITVAILFVMTWVIFREAQPAISKFGLGFLWGQDWDTGNQIFGALPYIYGTLVSSAIAILLTIPVGISIALVTSEDFLPNPIKTTLAFVIELIAAIPSVIIGLWGIFVFIPIITPLQKWLGNTLGFIPLFNTQDAAGNNMLTAGIILAIMILPAMAAISRDVLLVIPKELRSSSMALGGTRWETIFRVLLPAGFSGMVSAAMLSLGRALGETMAVTMVIGNSAQISLSLLDPAYTIPAILANEFAESEPGLHIGSLSYLGLILFALTLVINIAAVFIVEWVGKKNR
- the pstA gene encoding phosphate ABC transporter permease PstA, which produces MRDYPNSEIDQSIAAELYQPLPRGRQVFTYLMNGIAFSLTGLALLPLFSILWEILRKGLFGFKLDMLFRPLIENGFANAIIGTILMVGIGALLSIPVGIMTGIFLAEFSQTNPITKYVRFITSILTGVPSIVVGMFAYGTVVLLTKGFSALAGGFALAVIMLPVIVLTTEEALKLIPVPQRLASAALGGTRFQTTFRVIVSSAIPGITTGISLAIARASGETAPLIFTALFSQNWSDNLLSPTASLPVLIFNLYNNPDPEVNQLVWTTSIILLTLVLFFSLLSRVIAKKSKLK